TTTCTTGTATTCCTTCCAATGCTTCAACACCGGCACATGATTTCTAACTGCAATGTTGCATTCAGTTGCAAACTTAGCAGCAACAAGTGGTGCCATGGGCCTAATCTTCCCTTCAGGAATGACAACTTGCAACTTTCCACGCAAAGCTCGATTAATCCTGTAGAGACCATGTCCCATATTGGCTCCCCTTTCCCATCGATCATTTTCACCTAGTTGTACATCTGCACAGAAGTAGAAATCGTTGAGATGGATAGTACATGGATCCAAGATAAGCAAGCAATGGCCAATTGAAAGCAAAACCAAACTGGTAATTCATAGAATCACCTTCATTGAGCATCTGGTTGTTGTCATCATCAACTTCATCTGCATTTGTCATGTTGCCATCAGCTTGGACATGCCCATTATCTGAAAGATGGCAGACATAAGAATGCATTCAGTATCTAAAGAAACTAACAGAATGGTTGTTGCAAATCATCACCTTCATTGCATGCATAGTTCTGCCCACCAAGAGGAGCAACAACATGACCTTCATCGGCGACGAGGGTGTTCTCATCCAAGTGCGCAGGGCCACCAGCTAGAATAAACTACAGGTAGTGAGTGCAGTTATCATACAATTAACAATATAGAATGAAAATAAGAAACATAGAACTAGCCTCCAAATGTAGCCTGGTTGTGGCCATCAATGTTGACACTTGGTGCAAGAGTTGCATCCGCTTGGGCAGTGTGTTTTTTTGACCTTGTATTTCTGGTACATTCTAGCTCTGCAAGAACTCGCTTAGAGCGAAGGTTGATTGCACCAACAGACTTGCAGGCAGTTTTAGTGTTACGTTGCTTGGAGCCCTTCATGAAATAGAAGTGTGAATCAATCAATAAAGTGGAAAGATATATTTATCAACCATCAAGAAATAGAAGTGTGAATCAATCAATACCACCTTAGCATTGTCATCATCGTCAGTGTCATCTTGTGACGAAGGATCATACTCAGATTCAaagttttcagtatttttatGACTTGGCTTATTCTTCTTATGAGAAATGGAACTTGCTTCCTCAAGCTCACGACTTAAAGCATAAATTCCTAGCTCTTGTAGCCTTGCATTGTTCTGCATGCATTGCATCAGGCGCTTCTGTTCATAGGGATGCAATGGTGGTGGTTCTAATAAGAGATAAAACATGAATAAAATATTATTACTATGCAGCAATACTTTACTACTCATACAAAATATTGACACAAACAGAAAACATATTCAaaagaagatgagttgaggacTGCACCCGATAGGTGAGTTCTTTTCAGATTTTTTACTCCAACCTTCCCATGACCAGGAGGCATCTTGTGATGACATGGCATagtaaaaatagaaaataagTATCAGTGATCATCTTAGGTACATTCCTGCAGAAGCATTTACAAGCCCACCAACTGCAATTAAAATTGTTATAAAATTCAGTAAAAAAGTAACTTTATGCAAACAATTGAAATGCTAAATCAATAACGAGCTTTTAATTAACTAATTTGTAGGACAAAACATGGGTAATCTCACCCCTGCCTACTGCTGGCTGCTGCCCTGCCCTGCTGCTGCTTGCTGGTACCCTGCGCCTGCTGTTGCTGGAGAGTCCGGAGAGTCTGGAGAGAGAGGCCCCTGCCCTGCTGCTGCTTGCTGCTGCCCTGTGCCTGCTGTTGCTGGAGAGAGAGGCCCCTGCCCTGCACCTGTTGCTACtggctgctgccgctgccggcCTGCTGGAGACGGAGAGGCTGCCTGCTCCTGCTGGAGACCggcccctgctgctgctgcccgccTTTTGGAGAGGCGTGAGCGGCGAGCTAGAAGGCGAGAGGGCAGGAGCCCCAGCCGACCGCGCGCAGGAGCCCCAGGCGTGGGCCACGCCCGGCGCAAGCGAGGAAGAGGGGTGCGGGGACTGGAGAGTAGGAGGCACGAGGTGCGTGGCGGCGCGATGTGCGTGGGAGCGGCGGAGAGTTGCAGATGTTGTGCGGTAGGCGGCAAGGAGGGCGTGGCGACGCGATGGGCAGCAGGAGATGGGGATGGATTTGAGCGATGAGATTAGGGTTAGAGAAGCTGCGTATTTATATCGGTTGAATTTACAGGCGGGATCAGAGGCGTGGCCGCGCGGGGTGAAAAATTTACAGGCGGGAGATGAAGTTTTCCAGCTCGCGCGCCCATTCCTCCGTAGACAGGCTGTCATATTTTTTAATTATTTGCTGACTTACTATTGTgcataataataataataaaaataaaatataaatGTCAAAGTACTCAAAATATTATATCATACTGATTTTATATCTAGATTTGTTGTATTAGATTACAAACTATAATGTGCACAACTTTTTTATTAGAATAATCTTGCGATAATAATTGCAAAAATATTACAATTAATCTTTCAATGATAGCTAGTCAATGATGTTTATAACACACATATAAGTTTCGCATGAACAATAGGGTTCGTGTTGTTACAATATCTATTTAGCAATGTGAAGTAACCATCAAAATGGATTAACCATAGACATGTCGAATTTATTGATGAGAACATTGCCATACACATGTCTAATCTATTGATGAGAACATTGGTCACTCGTAGTAGTTCACTTGAATTGCAAGTCGATTTCAATCCAATTTGGATTCCAAAATTACAAGTCGATTTCAATCCAATTTGAATTCACACATACTTGAAGAAAGATTAACCTAACTTGATATCACACACATATGAATTTAGAGTGAGCGCAATTTCTTTCAACTTTCATGGAAAAAAGAGTAAGCCAATTTGGATTCACACGCACTTGAATAAAGATTAATCCAATTTGAAATCACATATATCCGTGAAATAAAGAGTAAGCCAAATTGAATTCACACACTCATGAATTTAGAGTGCGGCAATTTGAATTCACACATACTTGAATAAAGATTAACCTAACTTGATATCAGACACACATGAATTTAGAGTGAGCGCAATTTCTTTCAACTTTCATGAAAAAAAGAGTGAGGCAATTTGAACCATTTTAATTTCTTTAAGCAATTTGTAAACTTAATCTTTAAATCTGTTCAAGTGGGGCCCACAATTCAGCCTCCTGTCGGCCTCCCATCCCCAATCCCGTCATATCTCTCCCCACAATCCGCCGTCCTGCCCGCCTCCCATCCCGCGCCATGGCTCTCTGCCACCTCCAGCTCTTCGTTGCCGCCGGCCGCTCGAACCCCCGCTCCGCcggcccccgcccgcgcccctgctgtcgccgccgccgcccaccgcctgcccgcgccgccgccgccgccgcccctgcccccgcccgcccgcgccgccgccgccgccccagccTGCCCGTGCCACCGCCACCCCCGTCGGCccgtgctgccgccgcccccgcccgcccgcgccgccgccccctcccccgcctgctcgtgccgccgccgcccccgcccgcccgcgccgccgccccctcccccgcctGCCCGTGCCCCCGCCTgcccatgccgccgccgccccctcccccgcccgccCGGTGCCGCCCCTGCATGTTCTCTCTTCTCACGTCTCGCGTTCGCTTGGCAACCACATCAGAAGGTTGGAGCCATGGAAGCCGTGCTCGCCTCCACCATCTCGTACAGAAATTCCAACCTCCCTCTCACTTCCTCTTTTCTGGATGATATATAGTTTTTATCTAGCAGGTCTGGAATTGGTGCCTCTTTTCTGAAGTTTAGCAAGAAGTCATGGCGTTTCTCAATCTCTGTATGGGCAAGACTGAAGCAGCTACCCTATGCTTATGTACCTGTGTGTTTTGTGGGTACGACATCCTCCAAATCCGCGTATTGCATTATGTCTGGCAATAATCTGAATCCAGAACCTGCTCCTCCTGCATCAGCTGGTGCAGGTGTTCCCAGGTGCTGTTCCCAGAACCTGAAGCAACCTGAAGCTCTTTAGATCACAAAGAATTAAATGGCACCTGAAGCAGCAAAGATTTGTCATTCTGTTCTTGAGAGCAATGTAAAATACTAGTGAAGAAGATCCTGATACTCTTGAGAGCAATGTAAAATAGTATACATGTACAGATTTGTTGTAATCCGGATACTCTTGAGAGCAATGTAAAATAGTATACATGTACAGATTTGTTGTAATCCGGATACTCTTGAGAGCAATGTAAAATAGTATACATGTACAGATTTGTTGTATTCCTCATACACTTGAGAAGAATGTTAAATAAAGTGTCATTATGGTTTCAGTTTACATCAGAATCTTGAAACTGTTGACAGCAACAGAATGAAAATAGATATAAATGTCATCAAAATAAATAGATACATCTGAATTGAGCATGGTCTATTTTGATAAATGTCAGAACTAAACATTACAAATGTCATTTCACAACTAAACATTACAAATGTCATTTGACAACTAAATGTATCAAACTGGACACAAAGATGGTCTGAAAATTGTCCAACTAGAATTGGCTATTCATCATCACTGTCAACCTCATTTGCGACTCCTTCTTCAGCTTCACTGCAATACTCCAAAATTGtgtcatcatcttcttcttgtTCACTATCACTCTCATGCACTTCTAGGCCTTTTGCTTTTATTAACTTTGCAATTTCAGCAGCTGCAAAAATAGGGCCTTGTTCATCATCTCTACTTAAAGGCTTTTCATAGATAATGTCTGAAACTATTTGCCGGCTACCATTCTCTTCACAACACTCATCTTCTTGATATGCAGGAGCATTATATTGTGTAGTTTCAATTTCACTCACATTGTAAAGATGCCTATGGTCAAATGACTGGACAACATATATACCAGTTTTTACCGAACTTTGTGTCCGGTAAATAGAAGACCTTGCTTGCTTGAGTGGCCAAAATAAACGAATCATTCTTGTACCATAGACTTCCAAGATTGATGCTTTTAAAAAAACCATCATCCTTAAGTGCAGTCCTCTTCCCATCCAATTTAAACCAATCACATTTAAACAAAACTACTGATCTCTCATAAAAGTTATATTCTAACTGAATAATCTCCCTTAAGGTTCCAAAAAAAATAATTTCTTCGCCGTTATGTGTACCTCTTGTCATGACTCCACTATTTTGTGTCTTTCGGTGCTTGTCACGGTCAAGGGTGTTAAACCGCACACCATTCACTATGCATGAGGAGTATTTTCTAACTCTTAAATCAGGACCACAAGCCAAAGAAAATAGATCATCATCAACCTCTTCTTGATTCATATTCCGCAACCTTAGGATCTGCCCAATACAACACATATATATCAGATTCTGTAGCCCAAAATTATAGCCTAAAAAGATCTAAATGACAACTAACATGGTTCCTGAACCAAGTCTGAAATCCTTGCCGCAATGTTCTTTCAATGTCAGGTGTCCCTGCTCCCTCTAATTCTTCTATAAACATTCTGCAATTTAAAAATGAAGATAGCAAATGTTAAATTATCTCATATATTTCTCAACCTGACTAAAAATATAATAAAGAACGTACCTCATATATTTCTCAACCTGACTACAGTTATTTAGAATATACCACACCATTTGATCAATGGCAGTATCATCATATACAAGTTCAGTTGCAGAGGTGAAACTAACTCCATGCCCAAAAACATCAACGCTATAGGCATCCTCATTAGAAAAACCTTTATTTCTTGGTTCCCGATTAAATCTTGTTTCAACATCATCCATGTATCTAGAGCAAAACGTCAAGCACTCATCTGCAATACATGCCTCAGCAATTGAGCCTTCTGGCCGCGCCCTATTCCTTACATAGCGCTTTAAAGTATACAGCCGCCTTTCAATTGGGTACATCCAACCATATTGCACAGGACCTCGCAGCAATGCTTCATCAGGTAGATGTACAGCTAAGTGcaccatcacatcaaagaaagCCGGGGGAAATATTTTCTCAAGCTTCACCAAAATTATTGGGATTTATTTCTTCATTTCAGCCAACACATCCTTGTTAAGAGTTTTGCTGCACAATTCCCTGAAAAATTTCCCCAACTCCGCTAACGCTTCATAAATATCCTTGTCCAAAAGCCCTCTCATGGCAGCTGGTAATATTCTTTGCAAAAGAATGGGACAATCATGTGTTTTGAGCCCTTGTAACTTGGTACCCTCAGTACTTAAACATCTTGATATGTTGGAGGCAAATCCATCCAGAAACTTCACCTCTCGCAAAAATTCACAAAAGGCCTTCTTTTGTTGTGTGGACAAAGTATATCTTGCACGAGGCATCTCACATGAATCTCCTTTCTCCTTAAATTGCAGCTCCTTCCTAATACCCAAATCTTTCAGATCTAGTCTAGCTTTAACCGTGTCCTTTGTCTTCCCAGGTATATTAAGAATTGTCCCAATCAAGTTCTCACATATGTTTTTCTCGATATGCATGACATCAAGATTATGTCTCAGTTTCAAATTCTTCCAATATGGTAACTTCCATAAACTAACCATCCGACTCCAAATGACTACATGATCCTTGTCCATATTAGAATGCTTCCTTTTCCTACTTTCTAGTTGCTttctagtacttccttgttgcTTTCCAGGCCTGACATGTTTAACTCTCTCCAATTCAGCCATCAACTCTTCTATAGAGAATTTACTTGGGGGGTCATTGCTTTCATGAAGGCCAACAAATTCATTATTTCTACGCAAACGATGTCCCACCGGAACAAAGCGAAAATGTCCAAAATAACCAATTTTGCTCCGTAGTCTGTATGAAAGAGGATGCTTGTCACAATGAGTACATGCGAAATAGCCTTTTGTTGTACGCCCTGAAAGAGTGCTCAAAGCTGGGTAATCATGGATGCACCATAAAACTGCAGCACGAAGGTTAAACTTTTTTCCACTTAGAGCATCATAAGTACATACACCTGTCCAAAGCTCAAGCAAATCTTCAATAAGAGGTTCTAAGAATACATCAAAATCCTTTCCAGGTGATGCGGGACCAGGAATAAGCAAAGACATCATGAAATTTGACTCATCCATGCACGCCCAAGGTGAAAGATTGTATGGCACAACAAATACAGGCCACATGCTGTATTTAGTGTTCTTTTCAGAAAAAGGGTTAAAACCATCGGTAGCTAGGCCAAGTCTAAGGTGTCTTGCATCTTTTCCAAAATTAGGATATACTCTATCAAAATCTTGCCATGCCTCACCATCAGCTGGGTGGCTCATTTCCTTTTCCTTAGGATTTCGCTTTAGCTTGTGCCATTGTGCTTGTTCTGCTGATTCTTTGTTCACAAACATCCTCTGTAGCCTCGGTATCAACGGAAAATATCGTAACACTTTCTGTGGGATCTTCTTTCTTTCAGCATCAACCCATCTTGAGAGACCACAAACAGGGCAAGCGTCAAGCTTGGCATATTTCTTTCTGAAGAGCACACAATTATTGTAACACACATGTATTGATTCATACCCAAGACCTAATTCCTTTAGAAGAGTCTTTGCTTCGTAATATGATTTAGGGAGCGTATTGCATTCTGGAAAAGCTTCAGCCAAAAGCTTTAATATTGCAGAAAAGGCAGAATTGCAGATCCTATACAATGACTTCATATGAAGAAGCTTTACCACAAAGGACAACTTCGAAACTTTGGTACAACCTGGATAAAGCTGACGCTTCGCCTCTTTCATCACTATTTTGTAAAACGACTCCTTATCACTAGATTCTGCATCATTCTCATTTTCACCATCTTCTTTATCTTTCTCTGCAGTGTGTAGGTCTTGCAGCAACCCATTCAAATTACCATCATCATGGTTGTCATGCTCAGTCATACTCATACCTAACTCATTAGTAGAATGCTCATTACCATATACATCAATGTTCTCTCCATGATGAATCCATCGAGTATAGGTACTTTCCATGCCATTCATCAATATATGCCTCTCCACAAGAGTTTGATGTTGATACCTCTGATTCAGGCATCTACTGCAAGGGCATAAAATTTCTTCCTCCTCACCAAATTTCTCATGAATAAAGCTCATAAATTCTTTGACACCATTGATGTAATCTTGAGAGAACAGTCTAGCATGCACCCAACTTCTATCCATCTAATCAAGCATCGCAAAGAAACTTAAATCAACAAATCTGCCTCAGGATAAGAAAGCTAAATGCATATATAGGTCACAGTTATCAAAGAAAATACCTTGGCTATCCAACGTTATGCAGATCAAACAATctaatgatcatcttaggtacaTTCCTGCAGATGCATTTACAAGCCCACCAATTGCAATTAAAATTGTTATAAAATTCAGTAAAAAAAGTAACTGTATGCAAACAATTGAAATGCTAAATCAATAACGAGCTTTTAATTAACTAATTTGTAGGACAAAACATGGGTAATCTCACCCCTGCCTACTGCTGGCTGCTGCCCTGCCCTGCTGCTGCCCTGCGCCTGCTGTTGCTGGAGAGTCCGGAGAGTCTGGAGAGAGAGGCCCCTGCCCTGCTGCTGCCCTGCGCCTGCTATTGCTGGAGAGAGAGGCCCCTGCCCtgcacctgctgctgctggctgctgccgcTACCGGCCTGCTGGAGACGGAGAGGCTGCCTGCTCCTGCTGGAGACCGGCCCCTGCTGCTGCCCGCCTTCTAGAGAGGCACGAGCGGCGAGCTAGAAGGCGAGAGGGCAGCCGAAGCAGCGTGAGGTCGGCAGGGACGGTGGTTCGCCGGCTCGCCGCCACCAGCATTGGGCAGCTGCCTGTTCGAGAGGAACGGGGTGCGGCGTCGCGAGATTCAGGGAGCAGAGCATTCTGGTCGATTGGACAAACGAGCAGAATAGAAACTAAATCAGTACATCACTCGTTACACAAATCAGCTGTGGTTCAGCGGTTAGCTGTTTGCCTTTGTTTCAAGTGGTCGCGGGTTCAATTCTCAGCTACGCTGATTTTTCTAGTTTCCTGAGTTATTTTCTGTTTTTATAATTCTTGGCTTATTTGAGAGTTTGTTTAGACCAACAACAAAAATAAATTTTCTAATCTtcaatttttttaattttttcagTTTGTAACATGAATATGTTAAATATATAATGAATCAAACAATGTAATAGGCTTAATCTTCAAATTAAACACACCATCATATTCATCACCACTATATTACTTTAGGTAGGCAAATCCATGACGTTTTCAAGTTACGATTATGACAGTTTCGTGCATTTCATCATAAATTATGGGCCCAAAAGCGCACCATTGAAAATCTGTGACGGAAAATTGATAATTGTCACTAATGGTATTGAATTTGTGACGTTTTGTCAATACGTCATCGCAAATCCGTCACAGATTAAAGGATTTCTTGTAGTGTATAAGGATCACAGACGgaattatgtgcagtaccatgacttggaatggtaccgtctgtgttgatcaatttgataaggctgcagtgtgtggtagtggtggtcaagtgtttgaaagtactagccacataccgtaaatatggtacgcggtaagcctattacctgattggcccggcaagtggacttaccccaccactcgaattatggtttttgttgcacacacgcaccaatgtgtgggagtatgttctgcatagcagacagaagtacggtcatacagttgcgctatagacgtacgtcctgcacattggatgtgcatacggtcctgcagtcgcttgtggtggccctgatccacaccccgaaatatgaggggaatggttgcctagaaaggaaagtttccgagtgtgtgagttaggatcccttgcaaggttatgaaattcaattcaggaatcgtccgtttctcgcaaaGATTGaaactgcttgatacttctgccacatagagtaagaacagtaatagttaatggaataatttgaTGGATgtttaatatctaccttgcttgactagtataggtgcttacctagaatgattaaaagaaactagaatctgaaagccaaaatatgaaagtaatgacatactctttgttgcttttcagcaaaagaaaacctagaacctttcaacatctcatggtctagttatgggctaagtatacccaattgatgggtaagccttactgagtattagtatactcagcctcgCTAGTAATGTTATTTTCAGGTATGCCATTTGAGGACTCAGTGGCTAGTTCTCCTTAGTCCtgttctgttccgtttggctggtccgtggaatgggatccgtccccggccggcaatgaacCATCgaaatgacgccatgctttgggctaagtatagtgcctacctctgcgacgtatgtagtcgcatTGTTGTATCTTTTTCGCTGCCCCCTCTGAACAATGGCTGTTAAAACCGAAAGTTTTGAataatgtttgtataaatttgtgcTAGTTAGGGTAAAACAAAACTTCTGTGTAATCATGTGTATTTATTCTGTGTTGTAAAATTTGTGAGCTGTTGTAatgctggactcgccttcgtgcgaggtaaacctacgtcgatcctgtgtaactgtGGTTGAATCGGCCggtgacctgacagaccaatgagttgttccgtttgaagtgcattgagacTCTATCGCCGGTTTAGCCATGGtctgcgtacttgaaccggaataattcaggcggttctgccacaataaacAAGACCATGTTCAGAGTGCCTGGGACAGTAGGACCGTTCGACTATGTGGTTGTGACCTTCGGattgaagaatgccggcgctACTTATCAACGTACCATGAACTACATTCTtcacgatctgatcggcaagttgATGGAGATTTATATTGACGATGTCGTGGTGAAATCCGCATCGGTTGAAGGGCACTTGGGGGAcctacggcaagttctggaacaaaccagaaggttcgggcttaggatgaatctgaagaaatgcgctttcggcgtatcaGCCGGTCaattcctgggtttcttggttcatgaaagaggaatcgagatcggcctaaaaagtcaagaagatGTGAGAACAATGGTaccacctactacgaagagggagctccagcagctcattggtaagatcaactttgtcagaaggtttatttccaatctctccacgcggattgagccttttatggagttggtgaaaattaaagtcAATGacgagtttcgctggggggcagagcagcaacaggcatttgaagggatcaaggagtatctgttaaaaccacccgtgttagttccaccccaacaagataggccattctACGTGTACTTATCAGTAGGTGGCACCTCCATCGCCTCggtagtaatacaagtgcatgacggcaacgaaagggttgtgttctacctcagcaaaagaatgctagatgcggagacaaggtatcctgacattgaaaagttatgtctttgtttgttctttacatgctcaaagcttcatcatatcctgctatcagccgagacaattgtcatctgcaaatctgatgttatcaagcacatgctatcggctcctgtgttgaaaggccaacTTGGAAAGTGGAtctttgcattgtcagagttcgatatccgataccaacctgCGAAGGCAATCAAAGGGCAGACGCTGGCAGATCTCATCGCAGAAAGGAtaaatactgacatagcagcactctccgtacgcgcatgggccatgtacttcgacggatcggcttgtggagatagatgtggcataggtatcctactTGTGTCACCtcagggggcaacatattctttttcaatcagattacctactgcttgcaccaataatctagcagAATACGAAGCGGTGtgtaagggtatggagttgcttcttgaggtcagagctgaagcagtggaaattttcgaGGATccaaaattggtgatctctcagctcacagaggagtacaggtgtgagagcgaattgctcttcccgttatgggtaCAAAGTCAAGAGCTGAtagcccaatttaggtacataaatttctattggatacctaggacacAAAATTCAGagccaatgatcttgcacagatggcttcgggatacaaggtTGTGGCGGATagagccgatcttcaggtacacctactggaccaaggagattggagagctgatatcttcaattacttgaaggattcggctcgggggggcACACAAGAGGATatgttacaaggccatgaagcacgtcctgataggggatgatatgttctataggactttagaaggcttgttgctcaaatgcttggggctgattgaatccaatcggctcttacacgaagtccacga
Above is a genomic segment from Panicum hallii strain FIL2 chromosome 8, PHallii_v3.1, whole genome shotgun sequence containing:
- the LOC112902069 gene encoding uncharacterized protein LOC112902069 isoform X1 produces the protein MVHLAVHLPDEALLRGPVQYGWMYPIERRLYTLKRYVRNRARPEGSIAEACIADECLTFCSRYMDDVETRFNREPRNKGFSNEDAYSVDVFGHGVSFTSATELVYDDTAIDQMVWYILNNCSQVEKYMRMFIEELEGAGTPDIERTLRQGFQTWFRNHILRLRNMNQEEVDDDLFSLACGPDLRVRKYSSCIVNGVRFNTLDRDKHRKTQNSGVMTRGTHNGEEIIFFGTLREIIQLEYNFYERSVVLFKCDWFKLDGKRTALKDDGFFKSINLGSLWYKNDSFILATQASKVFYLPDTKFGKNWYICCPVI
- the LOC112901927 gene encoding uncharacterized protein LOC112901927 isoform X1; translation: MPCHHKMPPGHGKVGVKNLKRTHLSEPPPLHPYEQKRLMQCMQNNARLQELGIYALSRELEEASSISHKKNKPSHKNTENFESEYDPSSQDDTDDDDNAKGSKQRNTKTACKSVGAINLRSKRVLAELECTRNTRSKKHTAQADATLAPSVNIDGHNQATFGAGGPAHLDENTLVADEGHVVAPLGGQNYACNEDNGHVQADGNMTNADEVDDDNNQMLNEDVQLGENDRWERGANMGHGLYRINRALRGKLQVVIPEGKIRPMAPLVAAKFATECNIAVRNHVPVLKHWKEYKKKQGLFKVFTGRLSAKFDINTSDASVQNGCNQMMKNAVRQQRHRLKKKYFNPFPLHLVPKTSPIRSMTDQEWNELVEYWKTPKGMEISQKNKENRTHVIYHQTTGSRSYQVHVENLGDKYNDQEPDALDLFKECHYSKKKKCYSSNVQQAITQMENKLSTPAECEEQMSVTKVVADVLAENTRKNLFLQNVGIQNSCPRSSVRNIAAQLEAEKGANTDLRSVVNTQREQLDLLSKQMQEREELRVREQGEMKKRQAEMEADMKKLQLLLSKIQPS
- the LOC112901927 gene encoding uncharacterized protein LOC112901927 isoform X2, producing MPPGHGKVGVKNLKRTHLSEPPPLHPYEQKRLMQCMQNNARLQELGIYALSRELEEASSISHKKNKPSHKNTENFESEYDPSSQDDTDDDDNAKGSKQRNTKTACKSVGAINLRSKRVLAELECTRNTRSKKHTAQADATLAPSVNIDGHNQATFGAGGPAHLDENTLVADEGHVVAPLGGQNYACNEDNGHVQADGNMTNADEVDDDNNQMLNEDVQLGENDRWERGANMGHGLYRINRALRGKLQVVIPEGKIRPMAPLVAAKFATECNIAVRNHVPVLKHWKEYKKKQGLFKVFTGRLSAKFDINTSDASVQNGCNQMMKNAVRQQRHRLKKKYFNPFPLHLVPKTSPIRSMTDQEWNELVEYWKTPKGMEISQKNKENRTHVIYHQTTGSRSYQVHVENLGDKYNDQEPDALDLFKECHYSKKKKCYSSNVQQAITQMENKLSTPAECEEQMSVTKVVADVLAENTRKNLFLQNVGIQNSCPRSSVRNIAAQLEAEKGANTDLRSVVNTQREQLDLLSKQMQEREELRVREQGEMKKRQAEMEADMKKLQLLLSKIQPS
- the LOC112902069 gene encoding uncharacterized protein LOC112902069 isoform X2 produces the protein MVHLAVHLPDEALLRGPVQYGWMYPIERRLYTLKRYVRNRARPEGSIAEACIADECLTFCSRYMDDVETRFNREPRNKGFSNEDAYSVDVFGHGVSFTSATELVYDDTAIDQMVWYILNNCSQVEKYMRMFIEELEGAGTPDIERTLRQGFQTWFRNHILRLRNMNQEEVDDDLFSLACGPDLRVRKYSSCIVNGVRFNTLDRDKHRKTQNSGVMTRAAEIAKLIKAKGLEVHESDSEQEEDDDTILEYCSEAEEGVANEVDSDDE